The Antechinus flavipes isolate AdamAnt ecotype Samford, QLD, Australia chromosome 4, AdamAnt_v2, whole genome shotgun sequence genomic interval AACCCTAGATCAGGAGAgtgaaaactggaaaaaacagACGTTGCCTAGTCATTTTGCTGAAATTAGGACTCAAAATGGGTTTTAAAGGggtcacttttatttatttttttattgctgCCTTTCCTGTAGTCAAAATGAAGTTCAATCCCTTTGTGACCTCTGACCGAAGCAAGAACCGCAAGAGGCATTTCAATGCCCCTTCCCACATACGGAGGAAAATTATGTCTTCTCCTCTTTCGAAGGAACTGAGACAGAAATACAATGTCCGCTCCATGCCCATTCGAAAAGATGATGAAGTCCAGGTATGTAACTTTATGTgcttttaaagttttaagttaACTTAGGCCTGGCCTCGCGTATGATAGATTGTTTCGGCAGCAATGTAAATGAATGATGGgctggaaagaggaagaatggcGGCGAATTGACTCGAAAAAGTTAGTCTAGGTTAGAATAGGAAATAAAGCAATGTCacaattttatgtaaaatatataatgactATTTAAAATCTACCCAAGCACTTCATGCTCCAGAATTACCTATCTCACTTACTGCCTTGACAGTATAGGTGAAAGGAACAGTAACCATCCTGAATTTATTCTTAATGATTTGTAagtaacagattttttaaaaagctactgGCAAGTGGCTGCCAAATACTGAAGGGACATATTACCATAATAGATACTCTTATCTACTAGTTGTGttattctgggcaagttatttaatttatattttaagcaaCTAGAAGGCTTTTTAGTGGCATAGAAGTGGGCAGTCTCTATAATGAGATCACAACCTCAGTTCCTTTGGATGTGGCAGTTGGGTGTTTCAGTAGTTAGAGTACTTGGCTTGATCAGCTTTTAGATCTGCCTTGGGCATTTAGCAGctataaagtgacttgcctggggcaCGTAATTATAAAGTATTCCATAAGTGTACTAGAAAGCTacagaaaagatattttaaagtctGAGAACAGTTCTTGGGAGAAATTTCCTAGGTAAAAAGATAGAGGAAAGTATTTCTAGCAAGAGAAATAGCCTAAATGACTATATATTTACTCCATTAGAAGTGGACAGTTTCCAAGTTTAAGTTGGGGAGGTACATGGAGCAGGGAATAAGATGAGACAAAAGTGATTAAGCTAAGTTTGCCAGGCAGAGAGGAGTTTGAACTTTGTCAGACAGCAGAGTAAATCTTGAGTAGAGCAATGGCGTGACCACATCTAATAAGTTATATAGTGTTTATTGTCACGTAAGATGAACAAGATTTctgtattaacattttaaaaatagttatataGTGCATATTTTATAATGTCATGTATTATAAAGATCATTCTGGCAGCAgtatgaaagatggattggaaagaagaggaaatgccTGAAAGAGGTAATATAGAGTTAAACTGGGCAGTAAAAGTGttgtaattaataaaaaatcacaatttcatgTATAATCCACCTTTGCTGTTTTATTGTGTATGTAAATCATTAGCATCTGGAAACAAATTGCATGCATGTGAGGGAGAGAATAGATAACTGTGAGGATATAAATGAGAAATTCACATCAAAAGGAAgaacaattttaagaaaaaagataaatgaatgaacTTGATTTTGAACCTGTGAAATTGGATGGAAATGTCATACTTTTAACTTTAATCTGCCTCATTAACATTTTAAGTCTAGGCAATCAAATCAAACAAACCCTAGATTTGTAATGGTTGCCGATTTCTAAGgtgtaaaaaattttaacaattgcTTCGAATAGGAACTGACTCCAGCACATCACTGTATAATAGTTGAGACTCTGGAGTGAATGAGAGAAAACGCAGAGAAAGCTTTGTCATATATAGGGGGAGCAAATGAATCATTCATCATGAACTCCCCCTCCCTCATCCCCTGTCACTTACACCTCCTATTCTTTCATCCCTGTCTTACATGAAGTGACCTTCTTACCAAGGCTAAACTTCTACTAAGTGCTCCCATTCCATCCCAGTTCTTCTAATACATTACCTCCTGTATCATTCCCCATTCTGAAAGCCCCCACACTTAATCTTTCCCATCTTATCATCCTGTATCTCTTCTgtcctttgtagctaaactcctagaaaaagctgTCTACCATAGGCACTTTCAATTTCTTACTCTCCTTAATTTATAATTTGGTTTTCATCTCCATTctactgaaactgttctctccaaagttactaatctTTTAGTTGCTAATAGCTAATCCAatagccttttctcagtcttcattctccTAGACTTCTCTATAGTCTTTCACACtgttaattttctcttccttgacaggcttttctctctaggttttcctCCTACCTGTTTCCTTTGCTGGATAGTGTGTCTCCTGGGTTTCTCTTCTCTATGCTATTTCACTTGTTGATCTTATCCGCTCCTCTGTATTGATACCATCTTCATGTTGATAAGTCTTAAATCTACCTTGCTGCGTTCTAATCTTGCATATACAACTGCTTTTCAAATATTCTGTACTTCATGTctagtagacattttaaactgtACAAAACAATTCTCTTTCCTCCTAAACTCCATCTTCCCTGTTAGAGGGCAACACTAGTCCCTCAGACTACCAACCTATGTATCCCTAGTTGATTCCTCATTGTCTTCTCCCCCCTTTATATCCAAGCCTTGGCAAACTAAGGCCTGTTAATTTCACCATAGCAATATCCTGAATACACTCTAACAAATGCCAACTCTCATTCAGGCTCTCATCACTTTATACCTTTgattattgtaaatatttttaatttttcccttgaTGATTAAACATCTCTGAGGCAACTAAGCAATGAAGTAGATAGaccactggatctggagtcaataagacttcagttcaaatccagtgttaGACAACTCActaccctcagtttccttaactgtacaATGGGGATGGTAATAGCACTTAATCCTAGAGttgctgtgaagataaaatgacaaaatgtatgtaaaatgctaTTTCATCAtggtagctattttttttttcatagctttttatttagaagttatatgtataggtaattttacaacattgacaattgccaaaccttttgtttcaatttttcccctctttcccctcctcccccccttccccagatggcaggatgaccagtagatgttaaatatattagagtataaattagatacacaataagtatacatgaccaaactgttattttgctgtacaaaatgaatcggattctgaaatattgtacaattagcctgtgaaggaaatccaaaatgcaggcaggcaaaaatatatggattgggaattcaatgtaatggttcttagtcatctcccagagttctttcgctgggtgtaactggttcagttcattactgctccattggaactgatttggttcatctcattgctgaagatggccaggtccatcagaattggtcatcatatagtgcaaatattattattgatttattttcttcctaaaatacgAGCTATCCAATTAAATTGAAAAGTGTATATACATGAATGTCATTTAATCTGAAGAATAAAATTAGCTTTTTCTGAGCTTTTGTGGATgcctaatttttatttattttttattaaagctttttatttataaaacatatgcatgggtaatttttcaacattgacccctgtaaaaccttctgtcccaaattttctcttccttccccccatccccttccctagatggcaagtagtccaatacattaaatatgttaaaatatatgttaaatccaatatatgtatacatatttatacagttatcttgctgcaccaaaaaaatcagattgaggatggaggaaaaaaactgcaaaagaaaacaaaatgcaagcaaacaacaacagagtgaaaatgcgatgttgtagtccacactcagttcccccggtcccctctctgggtgtagatggctctcttcatcactgaacaagtggaactggtttgaatcatctcattgttgaagagagccacatcggATGCCTAGTTTTTATTATTCTCAATGAACAAATATGTTTGCTTTTTTCATACATTGTATAATATATAGAATtgatctaatttcctttttacctATTTCTATTATGTTGTAATTTGCTCTTAGGTTGTTCGTGGACACTATAAAGGACAGCAAATTGGTAAAGTAGTCCAGGtttacagaaagaaatatgtgATTTACATTGAGCGTGTACAGCGCGAGAAGGCTAATGGTACAACTGTCCATGTGGGCATTCATCCAAGCAAGGTATAATAATATTTCAGAGcttgaggagaggggaaaaaattaatcattattgTGGTTACAGTAACACTGTTACTGGATAATAACATCTATGGTACCAATCTCAGTGGAATGggaaagtttttattaaatgctttctaaatgTTATTATAATTTGCCCAGCAATACCAAGGTCAGGTGACTCCAGTGTTTTTTTCAAGATCCCATGGAATACTTTACTGAATTTTTGTTACCTTGCTTCGGTCATACATTAGTAATAATTAACAGTCATAAACCATTCGAccaaagaatgaagatgaaatgcATCGCTTAGTTTCATTACAGAGCTGAGAAAAGGGGTGGAGTATGGGTGTGTTTTAAAACATGGCTAATTTGGGGAATTGGTTTTGCTTattctctgtatatatgtattaagggatatgtattatattttattttagcttgCTCAGTGTGAAATAGTATTAATTATTCATTGATCATCTTGGTTCAACTACTTATAGTCAGTAGATAGACACATTGATACTTATCCTGTCTTTGCTGTCATCCTGAGATTTCCTGATTCCTGTGTTCATTCCTTATaataatcttttccttctttcaacaCATCCTTGGATTCACATTGCATTTATCATTGAATTTTAATCCTATATCTGATCAGAAATTAGAGAGCAGTAGGACTCTTAAGTAcctagaaaataattattttcagtttAATATTAAATAGGGAAGTAAAAAGTACATACTTGCCTGTTTGTTGATTAGTTAGTATTCTTTAACATACATGTACTCAACATAACAGTTTAAGATTCATTTCTGTAGTGCCAGTGAGACCCTGTCACTGCTAAGTCTACGAACTTAATGAActgtattttaaattcttttacagcaaactaatattccattataatcaagTACCAtggtttgtttagccattctaaATATATCTGGACATCCACttttattttacaattctttgctaccacaaaagatgctgttttgt includes:
- the RPL26 gene encoding 60S ribosomal protein L26; translated protein: MKFNPFVTSDRSKNRKRHFNAPSHIRRKIMSSPLSKELRQKYNVRSMPIRKDDEVQVVRGHYKGQQIGKVVQVYRKKYVIYIERVQREKANGTTVHVGIHPSKVVITRLKLDKDRKKILERKAKSRQVGKEKGKYKEETIEKMQE